One Deltaproteobacteria bacterium GWC2_65_14 genomic window, CCGTGTACGATACACATCATAATCGGGCACAAGACGATCATAATGGCTATCCATCAAGGGAGAGGAGATCATGAAATCGGCGGAGGCGCGATTGCAGGCAATCGGAATGTTCCAAACGACCGCCATGCGCAAGAGCGCCTTGACATCTGGATCGTGGGGCATCGGTTCAAGCGGATCCCAGAAAAAGATGAGAAAATCGACCTCGTTGTCAGCTATTTTGGCTCCGATTTGCTGATCACCGCCCAATGGTCCACTCTGGAGTTTGGTGATTTTAACGCCAAGCTCTTGTTCCAAGATCTCGCCGGTTGTCCCTGTCGCATATATTCTGTGGTGAGCCAAGAGCACTCGATTATATATTGCCCATTCAATCAGATCGCTCTTCTTGTTGTCGTGCGCGACAAGAGCGATCTTCTTATCATGTTCCATGGCGATTTTTTTGTGAGTCATACAAAGGCCTCCCCTTTTCCTGCAATATCGAAACAGCCCTTATATCTTCGTATATTGAGCGACCAACAGTTGTATCACGTACTGTAGTAAGTTATCGCTTGTCGACTCAAATGGTATGCTGCCCATCAATGGAGTTGTTATTATGGTCTTGTTCCAATGTATCAACGCTCAGGCTAAGCTGCGGGGCCACACGATCTCCTGCAGGGCAGCCGTCAGCTTCAGCCTGTTAGCCAGTTTTCGATATAGACTCGAAACCCAAGGCCTCCGCGACGGCCTCGGGATTCTCAGCTGCAACCTTGAGAAGTGCCCGGGCCGGGCCCTCGGGATTTCGACG contains:
- a CDS encoding methylglyoxal synthase, which produces MTHKKIAMEHDKKIALVAHDNKKSDLIEWAIYNRVLLAHHRIYATGTTGEILEQELGVKITKLQSGPLGGDQQIGAKIADNEVDFLIFFWDPLEPMPHDPDVKALLRMAVVWNIPIACNRASADFMISSPLMDSHYDRLVPDYDVYRTRKITRDE